From the genome of Caloenas nicobarica isolate bCalNic1 chromosome 16, bCalNic1.hap1, whole genome shotgun sequence, one region includes:
- the PLBD2 gene encoding putative phospholipase B-like 2: MAALRALLGAALVAALPGPPAAGAAPGPPPRNVSVVLEPGSGRLRVLPGRHPAAVAWASLDDRIPTVGWAFLEVTTNASYNDSLQAYAAGLAEAAVSEQLMYMHWMNTMVGYCGPFKYESEYCEKLRGYLEANLGWMEEQMAKGEDPEYWHQVRLALLQLKGLEDNYNGRLDFPRGRFTLTPFGFLLLQLGGDLEDLESALNRSSPRRVLGSGSCSALLKLLPGHRDLLVAHDTWASYQSMLRIIKKYTLPFRASAGGNSQIPGNTQVFSSYPGTIFSGDDFYILSSGLVALETTIGNNNPARWKYLDPRGSVLEWLRNIVANRLARSGPEWATVFRRFNSGTYNNQWMVVDYNAFTPGRASPPAGVLTVLEQIPGLVMAADRTELLYQQGYWASYNLPYFEEIFNASGTPELVKKYGDWFTYDKNPRAQIFRRNQTLVRDLDSMVRLMRSNNYLHDPLSRCKGCDPPQNAENAISARSDLNPPNGTYPFPALRQRCHGGTDMKVTSWGMAPTFGLVAASGPAWDDVPPFRWSTSPCSALLHMGHPDLWTFPPIKVHWD, translated from the exons ATGGCGGCGCTGCGGGCGCTGCTGGGGGCAGCGCTGGTGGCCGCCCTGCCCGGGCCCCCCGCGgccggggcagcccccggcccgccgccccgcAACGTCTCCGTGGTGCTGGAGCCCGGCTCGGGGCGGCTCCGCGTCCTGCCCGGCCGCCACCCCGCCGCCGTCGCCTGGGCCAGCCTGGACGATCGCATCCCCACCGTCGG ctgGGCGTTCCTGGAGGTGACCACCAACGCCTCGTACAATGACAGCCTGCAGGCTTACGCCGCCGGGCTGGCCGAAGCCGCCGTCTCCGAGCAG ctgATGTACATGCACTGGATGAACACCATGGTGGGCTACTGCGGCCCCTTCAAGTACGAGAGCGAGTACTGCGAGAAGCTGCGGGGGTACCTGGAGGCCAACCTGGGCTGGATGGAGGAGCAGATGGCGAAGGGGGAGGACCCCGAGTACTGGCACCAG gtgcggctggccctgctgcagctgaaggggctggaggacaACTACAATGGGCGCCTGGACTTCCCCCGGGGCAGGTTCACCCTGACGCCCTTCGGCTTTCT CCTGCTGCAGTTGGGGGGTGACCTGGAGGACCTGGAGTCTGCCCTGAACCGCTCCTCCCCACGGCGCGTCCTGGGCTcaggctcctgctctgccctcctCAAGCTGCTGCCGGGCCACCGGGACCTGCTGGTGGCCCACGACACCTGGGCCTCCTACCAGTCCATGCTGCGCATCATCAAGAAGTACACGCTGCCCTTCCGCGCCTCGGCCGGTG GCAATTCTCAGATCCCTGGCAACACCCAGGTGTTTTCCTCCTACCCTGGTACCATCTTCTCCGGGGATGACTTCTATATCCTCAGCAGCGGGTTG GTAGCGCTGGAAACCACCATCGGGAACAACAACCCGGCACGGTGGAAGTACCTGGACCCACGGGGCAGCGTCCTGGAGTGGCTGAGGAACATCGTGGCCAACCGCCTGGCCCGCAGCGGTCCCGAGTGGGCCACTGTCTTCCGACGGTTCAACAGCGGCAC GTACAACAACCAGTGGATGGTGGTGGACTATAACGCCTTCACGCCGGGGAGAGCCAGCCCGCCAGCGGGCGTGCTGACCGTGCTGGAGCAGATCCC GGGCCTGGTGATGGCTGCCGATCGCACGGAGCTGCTGTACCAACAGGGCTACTGGGCCAGCTACAACCTGCC GTACTTCGAGGAGATCTTCAACGCCAgtgggaccccagagctggtgAAGAAATACGGCGACTGGTTCACCTATGACAAGAACCCGCGCGCCCAGATCTTCCGCCGGAACCAGACGCTGGTCCGTGACCTGGACTCCATGGTCCGCCTGatgag GTCCAACAACTACCTGCACGACCCGCTGTCGCGGTGCAAGGGCTGCGACCCACCCCAGAACGCCGAGAACGCCATATCTGCCCGCTCCGACCTCAACCCCCCCAATGGCACCTACCCCTTCCCCGCCCTGCGCCAGCGCTGCCACGGCGGCACCGACATGAAG gTCACCTCCTGGGGCATGGCCCCCACCTTCGGGCTGGTGGCCGCCAGCGGCCCCGCCTGGGATGACGTCCCCCCGTTCCGCTGGAGCACGTCCCCGTGCAGCGCCCTGCTGCACATGGGACACCCCGACCTCTGGACCTTCCCCCCCATCAAGGTCCACTGGGACTGA
- the SLC8B1 gene encoding mitochondrial sodium/calcium exchanger protein gives MGQGAVGQGAVGPGAVGPAGALSLAGVLSLAGTLAGDSGVQPAGTPLPLDLGHTVAPGRDALSHSRGLDCWEVRKRNSSEWCHFVRSNPDCRLEGGFLDYLDGVFCVFPPRLLPLAVTLYALWLLYLFVILGVTAEKFFCPNLSAISTNLKLSHNVAGVTFLAFGNGAPDVFSAVVAFSDPRTAGLAIGAVFGAGVFVTTVVAGGIAMVKPFTAASRPFLRDVVFYMVAVFLTFMILYFGRITLGEALGYLGLYVFYVFTVVLCTWIHRRQRGEGPTPPSPWEPEMPTDAEERESSGANSGDYGEEYQPLLPSRESSLRILSTALSPLDHRKWRRKPWYWRLFKVFKVPVELVLLLTVPVVDPDKDDLNWKRPLNCLHIVTSPLLCILTLKSGTYGLYQIQGVFPVWALVTLVGSVLATIIFITTSNEQPPKYHCVFAFLGFLASAMWINAAATELVNILRTLGVIFQLSNTVLGLTLLAWGNSVGDTFSDLTMARQGYPRMAFSACFGGIIFNILVGVGLGCLLQMTSSQLVVKLEPDSLLVWILAGALGLSLVFSFVAVPAQCFQLGRAYGLCLILYYLAFLCVALLTEFKVIHLSTA, from the exons ATGGGGCAGGGTGCCGTGGGGCAGGGTGCCGTGGGGCCGGGTGCCGTGGGGCCGGCCGGGGCACTCAGCCTGGCTGGGGTGCTCAGCCTGGCGGGGACGCTGGCGGGGGACAGCGGGGTGCAGCCAGCCGGGACCCCACTGCCGCTGGACCTGGGGCACACGGTCGCTCCCGGGAGGGATGCTCTGAGCCACAGCCGGGGCCTGGAT TGCTGGGAGGTGCGGAAACGCAACAGCTCCGAGTGGTGCCACTTCGTCCGGAGCAACCCCGACTGCCGGCTGGAGGGAGGCTTCCTCGACTACCTGGACGGGGTCTTCTGCGTCTTCCCCCCACGGCTGCTCCCCCTGGCTGTCACCCTCTAC GCTCTCTGGCTCCTGTACCTGTTCGTCATCCTCGGCGTGACAGCAGAGAAGTT CTTCTGCCCCAACTTATCGGCCATCTCCACCAACCTGAAGCTGTCTCACAACGTGGCAG GTGTCACCTTTCTGGCCTTCGGCAATGGGGCACCAGATGTCTTCAGCGCCGTGGTGGCCTTTTCTGACCCACGGACGGCAGGGCTGGCCATCGGGGCTGTCTTCG GTGCCGGTGTGTTCGTGACCACGGTGGTGGCCGGGGGCATCGCCATGGTCAAGCCCTTCACGGCCGCCTCCCGGCCCTTCCTCAGGGATGTCGTCTTCTACATGGTGGCCGTTTTCCTCACCTTCATGATCCTCTACTTCGGCAGGATCACGCTGGGAGAGGCTCTGG GGTACCTGGGGCTCTATGTCTTCTACGTGTTCACCGTGGTGCTCTGCACCTGGATCCACCGGCGGCAGCGGGGGGAAGGAccgaccccccccagcccctgggagccAG AGATGCCAACGGATGCTGAAGAGCGGGAGTCCTCAGGTGCCAACAGCGGGGACTACG GTGAGGAgtaccagcccctgctcccctcccgGGAGAGCTCCCTGCGCATCCTCTCCACCGCGCTCAGCCCCCTGGACCACcgcaagtggaggaggaagccCTGGTACTGGCGGCTCTTCAAGGTCTTCAAG GTGCcggtggagctggtgctgctgctcactGTCCCCGTCGTGGACCCCGACAAGGACGACCTGAACTGGAAGAGACCCCTCAACTGCCTGCACATCGTCACCAGCCCCCTCCTCTGCATCCTCACCCTGAAATCGGGCACCT ATGGGCTGTACCAGATCCAGGGCGTCTTCCCAGTCTGGGCACTGGTCACACTGGTTGGCTCCGTCCTGGCTACCATCATCTTCATCACAACAAGCAATGAGCAGCCACCCAAGTACCACTGC GTCTTTGCCTTCCTCGGGTTTTTGGCCAGTGCCATGTGGATCAATGCCGCAGCCACGGAGCTGGTGAACATCCTCCGCACCTTGGGTGTCATCTTCCAGCTGAGCAACACCGTGCTGGGCCTGACACTGCTGGCCTGGGGCAACAGCGTCGGGG ACACCTTCTCCGACCTCACCATGGCACGGCAGGGCTATCCCCGCATGGCCTTCTCCGCCTGCTTCGGGGGCATCATCTTCA ACATCCTGGTCggcgtggggctgggctgcctgCTGCAGATGACCAGCAGCCAGCTGGTGGTGAAG CTGGAGCCCGACAGCCTGCTGGTGTGGATCCTGGCCGGGGCCCTGGGGCTGAGCTTGGTCTTCTCCTTCGTGGCGGTGCCAGCGCAGTGCTTCCAGCTGGGCAGAGCCTACGGCCTCTGCCTCATCCTCTACTACCTGGCCTTCCTCTGCGTGGCCCTGCTGACTGAGTTCAAGGTCATCCACCTCTCCACCGCCTGA
- the SDSL gene encoding serine dehydratase-like — MDKKPFHIVSPLLESLSLSRAGGTRVYMKLENIQPTGSFKIRGIGHLCQEVARRGCRGFVCSSGGNAGLAAAYAAKKLGLPITVVVPSTTGPGTVRKLEELGAEVEVSGQVWDDANRRALELAETKGWVSIHPFDHPLLWQGHASLVQELKDSLDTKPAAIVLAVGGGGLLAGVVAGLHQVGWQDVPIVAAETWGAHSFHAALAAGRLVTLPDITSVAKCLGAKTVSARALECAQECQIISQVVEDTEAVRAVEQFLDDERMLVQPACGAALALLYTGRLQQLQREGRLRAPLGSVVVVVVCGGGGIQAAQLRALKSQLGLE, encoded by the exons ATGGACAAGAAGCCCTTCCACATCGTGTCACCCCTCCTGGAGAGCCTGTCCCTGTCCAGAGCGGGGGGCACCAGAGTCTACATGAAGCTGGAGAACATCCAGCCCACGGGCTCCTTCAAGATCCGGGGCATCGGCCACCTCTGCCAGGAG GTTGCCAGGAGGGGCTGCCGCGGCTTCGTTTGCTCCTCAG GCGGCAATGCGGGTCTGGCGGCAGCGTACGCGGCCAAGAAGCTGGGGCTGCCGATCACCGTCGTGGTCCCCAGCACAACCGGCCCTGGCACCGTGCGcaagctggaggagctgggggcaGAGGTGGAGGTGTCCGGCCAG GTGTGGGATGATGCCAACAGGAGAGCCCTGGAGCTGGCGGAGACCAAGGGCTGGGTCAGCATCCACCCCTTCGACCACCCACTGCTGTG GCAGGGTCACGCCAGCCTGGTCCAGGAGCTGAAGGACTCGCTGGACACCAAGCCGGCCGCCATCGTGCTGGCGGTGGGCGGGGGGGGGCTGCTGGCGGGGGTGGTGGCCGGCCTGCACCAGGTGGGCTGGCAGGACGTCCCCATCGTCGCCGCTGAGACCTGGGGGGCTCACAGCTTCCACGCGGCGCTGGCGGCCGGCCGGCTCGTCACCCTGCCCGACATCACCAG CGTGGCCAAATGCCTGGGAGCCAAGACGGTGTCAGCGAGGGCACTGGAGTGTGCCCAGGAGTGCCAGATCATCTCCCAGGTGGTGGAGGACACGGAGGCTGTGCGAGCCGTGGAGCAGTTCCTGG ATGACGAGCGGATGCTGGTGCAGCCGGCGTGCGGGGCCGCCCTGGCCCTGCTCTACACGGggcggctgcagcagctgcagcgcGAGGGGCGGCTGCGGGCCCCCCTGGGCTccgtggtggtggtggtggtctGCGGCGGGGGCGGCATCCAGGCGGCCCAGCTGCGGGCCCTGAAGAGCCAGCTGGGGCTCGAGTGA